One stretch of Ornithinimicrobium ciconiae DNA includes these proteins:
- a CDS encoding type II toxin-antitoxin system VapB family antitoxin, whose protein sequence is MKNPRTHELVRELARRTGQSQTSAVEDAVARRLAALGAEDSDVLATAQRLVADFQADLKDEDRLRIRAAQDELYDEAGLPR, encoded by the coding sequence ATCAAGAACCCGCGCACTCACGAGCTCGTCCGCGAGCTTGCGCGCCGCACCGGTCAGTCTCAGACCAGTGCCGTCGAGGATGCCGTGGCCCGCCGGCTGGCCGCCCTCGGGGCTGAAGACAGTGACGTGCTGGCCACTGCTCAGCGGTTGGTGGCGGACTTCCAGGCGGACCTCAAGGACGAGGACCGGCTGCGGATCCGCGCCGCGCAGGACGAGTTGTATGACGAGGCAGGACTTCCTCGGTGA
- a CDS encoding type II toxin-antitoxin system VapC family toxin — protein sequence MIVDTSALVSILTGGADADPLLRALVTIKPARISAATLCEATTVLDSRTAPQQRRRLDDLLDLAGVEVVSFDQDQAALARQAYIDFGRGSGHPARLNLGDCFAYALHRTTGEPVLFKGTDFAAAGVPNALDP from the coding sequence GTGATCGTGGACACCTCGGCGCTTGTGTCGATCCTGACCGGCGGGGCCGACGCCGATCCGCTGCTGCGCGCTCTGGTCACTATCAAGCCGGCCCGCATCTCGGCCGCCACGCTCTGTGAGGCCACGACAGTTCTCGACAGCCGCACCGCACCCCAGCAGCGGCGCAGACTGGACGACCTGCTCGATCTGGCGGGGGTCGAGGTGGTGTCGTTCGACCAGGATCAGGCCGCCCTCGCGCGCCAGGCCTACATCGACTTCGGGAGAGGCAGCGGCCATCCCGCCAGGCTCAACCTGGGGGACTGTTTCGCATATGCCCTACACCGGACCACGGGAGAGCCCGTGCTCTTCAAGGGCACGGACTTTGCGGCTGCTGGCGTGCCGAACGCCCTGGATCCGTAG
- a CDS encoding helix-turn-helix transcriptional regulator gives MIRTEGNDAARVRGSAADRRSQREFWPGYWTAICSLPERRGAAVVVSDRSAYTERERLSDPLRDYRPGVDELLVGYPTREGRSARLLLAREAGSPFGHRELSLMELLLPHLTHLVMATVRPTEAESMPTVTGREAAVLRHVALGLTNRQIGRDLGISEATVRKHLEHSYQKLGVSSRAGAMTVLTRRTNTA, from the coding sequence GTGATTCGGACCGAAGGAAACGACGCTGCCCGGGTCAGGGGCAGTGCAGCCGACCGTCGCAGCCAACGGGAGTTCTGGCCCGGGTACTGGACCGCCATCTGCAGCCTGCCGGAACGGCGCGGCGCGGCAGTCGTGGTCTCGGACCGGTCGGCCTACACTGAGCGCGAGAGGTTGTCGGACCCGCTGCGTGACTACCGGCCAGGGGTGGACGAGCTCCTCGTCGGCTATCCGACACGCGAAGGCCGGAGCGCACGACTCCTGCTGGCCAGGGAGGCGGGCTCCCCATTCGGGCACCGCGAACTGTCCCTGATGGAGCTCCTCCTGCCGCATCTGACACATCTGGTCATGGCGACGGTCCGACCGACAGAAGCCGAGAGTATGCCGACAGTGACGGGCCGTGAGGCAGCCGTCCTGCGCCACGTGGCCCTGGGCCTGACCAACCGCCAGATCGGGCGTGACCTGGGCATCTCCGAGGCCACCGTGCGCAAACACCTGGAGCACTCCTACCAGAAGCTGGGAGTGTCCAGCCGGGCCGGTGCCATGACGGTGTTGACCCGAAGAACGAACACCGCCTGA
- a CDS encoding alpha/beta fold hydrolase encodes MPSWQARAVSRYLRVTRKRRYRTPEDGERSLAHALPEAPPVRSLAGRVSAERMAGATVHRVAPAGGAPDGGGPLIYWHGGAFVNGVARQHWQLIDHLTRATRRDVLVPQYGLAPTHDLGDALPLLAAVLEAVPDDLPVHVLGDSAGGTLALLQTQRHPGRVAGLTLIAPWLDLSMSNPAVDALEPHDPWLTRAGLRPAARAWAGGRDLRHLDVSPLFGDLERLPPTLVLVGNRDICLPDCELLAARAPAAVTLRVGVGLPHVYPLLPIPEARPARAEIVQHTEDTLSW; translated from the coding sequence TTGCCCAGCTGGCAGGCCCGCGCGGTCTCGCGCTATCTGCGCGTCACCCGCAAGCGCCGATATCGCACGCCCGAGGACGGCGAGCGCTCGCTCGCCCACGCCCTGCCCGAGGCGCCCCCGGTCAGGTCCCTGGCGGGCCGGGTCAGCGCCGAGCGTATGGCGGGTGCCACCGTCCACCGCGTCGCTCCCGCGGGCGGCGCTCCCGACGGCGGTGGTCCGCTGATCTACTGGCACGGCGGAGCCTTCGTCAACGGCGTCGCCCGGCAGCACTGGCAGCTGATCGACCACCTCACGCGCGCCACCCGTCGGGACGTGCTGGTCCCGCAGTATGGGTTGGCGCCGACCCACGACCTCGGCGATGCCCTGCCCCTGCTCGCGGCCGTGCTGGAGGCTGTCCCCGACGATCTGCCGGTGCACGTCCTGGGCGACTCGGCCGGCGGGACCCTCGCGCTCCTGCAGACCCAGCGCCACCCGGGTCGGGTCGCCGGCCTCACCCTGATCGCGCCGTGGCTCGACCTGTCGATGAGCAACCCCGCCGTTGACGCCCTCGAGCCGCACGACCCGTGGCTCACCCGGGCGGGTCTGCGGCCGGCCGCACGCGCGTGGGCCGGCGGCCGGGACCTGCGCCACCTCGACGTCAGTCCCCTCTTCGGCGACCTCGAGCGGCTGCCACCGACGCTGGTGCTGGTCGGCAACCGCGACATCTGCCTGCCTGACTGCGAACTCCTCGCCGCGCGGGCTCCCGCGGCTGTCACGCTGCGGGTCGGTGTGGGTCTGCCCCACGTCTATCCGCTCCTGCCCATCCCGGAGGCACGTCCCGCACGAGCCGAGATCGTGCAGCACACCGAGGACACGCTGTCGTGGTGA
- a CDS encoding methyltransferase, protein MTPTIDFSGLRITYDERVLEPRPWTADQSQWAAALMRTAPPGRVLELCCGAGHIGLLATAATPAQERRQLVAVDLNPAAAALTRTNAAAAGLSNWLEVRTGDMSAALEKGEVFSVIIADPPWVPTAQTSRFPDDPLLAIDGGGDGLTVARCCAQVAQRHLHREGTAVLQLGDRGQVEALDAAAYGLRVTEVRDGERGVLAGLRRLL, encoded by the coding sequence GTGACGCCGACGATCGACTTCTCCGGTCTGCGGATCACCTATGACGAGCGGGTGCTGGAGCCCCGACCCTGGACCGCCGACCAATCGCAGTGGGCCGCAGCGCTGATGCGCACAGCCCCGCCGGGCCGGGTGCTGGAGCTGTGCTGCGGTGCCGGACACATCGGTCTCCTCGCCACCGCCGCCACCCCCGCGCAGGAGAGACGGCAGCTCGTGGCGGTGGACCTCAACCCCGCGGCGGCCGCGCTGACGAGGACAAATGCCGCTGCTGCGGGGTTGTCCAACTGGCTCGAGGTGCGCACCGGGGACATGAGTGCGGCGCTCGAGAAGGGCGAGGTCTTCTCGGTGATCATCGCTGACCCGCCCTGGGTGCCCACCGCGCAGACGTCGCGCTTTCCGGATGACCCACTGCTCGCCATTGACGGTGGGGGCGATGGGCTGACGGTGGCCCGGTGCTGCGCACAGGTGGCGCAGCGGCACCTGCACCGCGAGGGGACTGCGGTCCTGCAGCTGGGAGACCGGGGGCAGGTCGAGGCGCTGGACGCGGCGGCATACGGCTTGCGGGTGACCGAGGTGCGCGACGGAGAGCGCGGCGTGCTCGCCGGGCTGCGCCGCCTGCTGTGA
- a CDS encoding CDGSH iron-sulfur domain-containing protein — protein MSTEQTLVCPGGPLLVRGAHTYTDEEGVEHPVDRPVVAVCRCGFSGRLPWCDSTHKRLPPDKRPV, from the coding sequence GTGAGCACCGAGCAGACCCTGGTGTGCCCCGGCGGCCCGCTGCTGGTGCGCGGCGCGCACACCTACACCGATGAGGAGGGTGTGGAGCATCCGGTGGACCGTCCGGTCGTCGCCGTGTGCCGCTGCGGTTTCTCGGGCCGGCTGCCGTGGTGCGACAGCACCCACAAGCGGCTCCCGCCCGACAAGCGCCCCGTCTGA
- a CDS encoding iron-containing redox enzyme family protein: MTTVSGIRPATLPSPRGPLSEQVMTALRTDPSRLDPTPAQKDEADAVDAALTLWVLHELSYRGFGDVSPEAEWEPSVLAVRRRLQQDLEARLRSRWAGHPFSADSFADDLMAFIESDDGPSVASYVHTSATAEQVLELLRWRSIYHLKESDPSSWTLPRLTSAPKAALAELQYDEYGSGRPDRLHAHLFARAMESLGLDTSYGAYLDECPLEVLEMNNVMTLFGLDGRLRGASMGHLAAFEVTSSVPSSRLVRGLQRLGMGEEIIDYYAEHVVADSVHDQIAVRLICGALAADEPDQADDIFFGAFTCLDQEARFARAILGRWGVAA; this comes from the coding sequence ATGACCACGGTGTCCGGGATCCGTCCCGCCACGTTGCCCAGCCCCCGCGGCCCGCTCAGTGAGCAGGTCATGACCGCGCTGCGCACCGATCCCAGTCGGCTGGACCCAACTCCGGCCCAGAAGGACGAGGCGGACGCTGTGGACGCCGCCCTGACCCTGTGGGTGCTGCACGAGCTGTCCTACCGCGGCTTCGGGGACGTCTCGCCCGAAGCCGAGTGGGAGCCGTCCGTCCTGGCGGTGCGCCGCCGGCTGCAGCAGGACCTGGAGGCCCGCCTGCGGAGCCGCTGGGCCGGTCACCCGTTCTCCGCCGACTCTTTCGCGGACGACCTCATGGCCTTCATCGAGAGTGACGACGGCCCGTCCGTCGCGTCCTATGTGCACACCAGCGCCACGGCCGAGCAGGTGCTCGAGCTGCTGCGGTGGCGCTCGATCTATCACCTCAAGGAGTCCGACCCCTCGAGCTGGACGCTCCCCCGTCTGACGTCGGCGCCCAAGGCAGCCCTGGCCGAGCTGCAGTATGACGAGTACGGCTCGGGGCGTCCCGACCGGCTGCACGCCCACCTCTTTGCGCGGGCGATGGAGTCACTGGGCCTGGACACCAGCTATGGCGCCTATCTCGACGAGTGCCCCCTGGAGGTGCTCGAGATGAACAACGTGATGACCCTCTTCGGCCTCGACGGCCGTCTGCGCGGAGCGTCCATGGGTCACCTCGCCGCGTTCGAGGTGACCAGCTCGGTGCCCAGCAGCCGTCTGGTGCGGGGGCTGCAGAGGCTGGGGATGGGCGAGGAGATCATCGACTACTACGCCGAGCACGTGGTGGCCGACTCGGTGCACGACCAGATCGCCGTCCGCCTGATCTGTGGCGCCCTCGCCGCGGACGAGCCCGACCAGGCGGACGACATCTTCTTCGGAGCGTTCACCTGCCTGGACCAGGAGGCACGGTTCGCGCGGGCGATCCTGGGACGGTGGGGGGTCGCCGCGTGA